A region of Culicoides brevitarsis isolate CSIRO-B50_1 chromosome 1, AGI_CSIRO_Cbre_v1, whole genome shotgun sequence DNA encodes the following proteins:
- the LOC134836269 gene encoding ribonucleases P/MRP protein subunit POP1, which produces MDSDKMQYDASLGGNIKLPDTISAQSFAAAHIKEIKELIHSINNPQNNKIMHQMMPNRMRRRAMTQNPKRLPRRYREIHIAQMSKSGAPVKNKRPSRKYRRRPSNLLRDYARRMRKNVWLETHIWHAKRFHVRELWGYKIPWTPCDRAGRAAYRAVAKHCLAQDISFYGCIEVEGDFETLKTGFRRICSQNCGLTITANAFIRGNREGNVDIFKADSYPNNVIGRVSFIWRPESDSQSRILWIWVHPSFFNDVLDELVKLFDLKIVDSGPNNEETSMDVDETSSQKSKNSTKKADKLNFVTKNHAETRNPEYKNENSGVRVKSLKDTINRFRLTGPLSHAVLFKALKNYENSSNSEQNSWFNDFSKQNPAFKKSHKAQVKYWQSLDQVTSPSELDPFIVIALNVIDPRLNRAPKRMKALPTLDTGFVMNGPPRELPKSLPESPLWSSEVRTRVLSDMLTTHEINQKRSKEVLVPGEAANFENSLQPVPLIVIQRPGNQDFGKKIGLGSGYDVIVPVGYGLSVWLNLIAAGARAGGVKETLSFRKEFSRECFEPDSVAGKKEADRVQRELLLKYFKKPPNHRINYTKLAIAKPFKAPWKQLLEDWDNKEENWHVLRDKNTLSIVGNAMKRRFNIASADLKPNMLIPVKLTMLTHGNPGDFSLICIPKRQDQRMNITKLRLNDHVPVYSEPLRSDEHEKERKTLKLQHQKLLKRLRSRRVRAKRRLQLTSSVRLKCAKADTQGICASHFKKMCQLWLPDNFPSIRNQCSRETIGYVTTSGFTLSEGKVTGIGYVAANGLEKLLKAVNKGKLVCLVRGTKTRNYRFATICLNES; this is translated from the coding sequence ATGGACTCTGACAAAATGCAATACGACGCCTCATTGGGCGGCAACATCAAACTTCCCGACACAATTTCGGCCCAAAGTTTCGCCGCCGCTCACATCAAGGAAATCAAAGAGCTCATTCACAGCATCAACAATccgcaaaacaacaaaatcatGCACCAAATGATGCCAAATCGCATGCGACGACGTGCCATGACACAAAACCCGAAACGCCTGCCGCGTCGTTATCGCGAAATTCACATTGCACAAATGAGCAAAAGCGGTGCTCCGGTGAAAAATAAACGCCCGAGTCGGAAATATCGCCGCCGCCCGAGCAATTTGTTGCGAGATTATGCGCGACGGATGCGGAAAAATGTTTGGCTCGAGACGCACATTTGGCATGCGAAGCGTTTTCATGTCAGAGAGCTTTGGGGATACAAAATTCCGTGGACTCCATGCGATCGTGCGGGAAGAGCAGCGTATCGAGCAGTAGCAAAGCATTGTTTGGCGCAAGATATTTCGTTTTATGGGTGCATCGAAGTCGAAGGTGACtttgaaacattaaaaacggGCTTCCGGAGGATTTGCAGTCAAAATTGTGGATTAACGATAACCGCAAATGCGTTCATTAGAGGAAATCGTGAAGGCaatgttgatatttttaaggCAGATTCGTATCCAAACAACGTAATTGGGCGAGTTTCGTTCATTTGGCGCCCAGAAAGTGACTCCCAAAGCAGAATTTTATGGATTTGGGTCCATCCAAGCTTCTTCAATGACGTTTTAGACGAGCTCGTTAAACTTTTTGACCTTAAAATAGTCGATTCTGGTCCAAATAATGAAGAAACTTCCATGGATGTCGATGAAACTTCAtctcaaaagtcgaaaaatagCACGAAAAAAGCTGACAAACtgaattttgtgacaaaaaatcacGCGGAAACACGAAATCcagaatataaaaatgaaaattcaggCGTTCGAGTGAAATCTTTGAAAGATACAATTAATCGTTTTAGACTTACGGGTCCTTTATCGCATGCAGTGTTGTTTAAAGctctaaaaaattacgaaaattcatcaaattctgAGCAAAATTCATGGTTTAATGacttttcaaagcaaaatccCGCCTTTAAAAAATCCCACAAAGCTCAAGTCAAGTATTGGCAGTCTTTGGATCAAGTAACATCTCCTTCAGAACTTGATCCGTTCATCGTAATTGCCTTAAATGTCATCGATCCACGTCTAAATCGCGCCCCAAAACGGATGAAAGCCCTCCCGACGTTAGATACGGGCTTTGTGATGAACGGTCCTCCGCGTGAACTTCCAAAAAGTCTTCCTGAATCGCCTTTATGGAGCTCTGAAGTACGAACCAGAGTCCTTTCCGACATGTTAACAACGCACGAGATCAACCAGAAACGCAGCAAAGAAGTTCTCGTACCCGGCGAAGcagcaaatttcgaaaattcccTTCAACCCGTGCCTTTGATCGTCATTCAACGTCCCGGAAATCAAGATTTCGGCAAAAAAATCGGATTAGGTTCGGGTTATGACGTCATTGTACCCGTCGGATATGGATTATCGGTGTGGCTGAATCTAATAGCAGCGGGCGCTCGAGCTGGAGGTGTCAAAGAAACGCTTTCGTTTCGCAAGGAATTCAGTCGGGAGTGTTTTGAACCGGATTCTGTCGCTGGAAAGAAGGAAGCTGATCGTGTTCAACGTGAACTTTTGctgaaatacttcaaaaaaccTCCGAATCATCgaataaattacacaaaactTGCGATTGCGAAGCCTTTTAAAGCGCCGTGGAAGCAATTACTCGAAGATTGGGACAACAAAGAGGAAAATTGGCACGTTTTGAGAgacaaaaatactttaagCATCGTTGGGAATGCCATGAAACGTCGTTTTAACATCGCATCAGCAGATTTAAAGCCAAATATGTTGATTCCGGTGAAGCTTACGATGCTGACTCATGGAAATCCGGGTGATTTTTCGCTCATTTGTATCCCAAAACGACAAGATCAACGCATGAATATCACAAAATTGCGGTTAAATGATCACGTTCCTGTCTATTCTGAACCTCTAAGGAGTGATGAACACGAAAAAGagcgaaaaactttaaaacttcaacatcaaaaacttcttaaaCGTCTCCGAAGCAGAAGAGTTCGAGCAAAGAGACGACTACAACTTACCTCGAGTGTCAGATTAAAATGCGCCAAAGCAGATACTCAAGGGATTTGCGCGTCGCATTTCAAGAAAATGTGTCAATTGTGGCTGCCAGATAATTTTCCGTCGATTAGGAATCAGTGCAGTCGAGAAACAATTGGATATGTGACGACATCGGGGTTTACGTTGTCAGAAGGAAAAGTCACGGGAATCGGATATGTTGCGGCGAATGGGTTGGAAAAGTTGCTAAAAGCTGTAAATAAGGGAAAATTAGTTTGTTTGGTGAGAGGAACAAAAACGAGAAATTATCGGTTTGCGacaatttgtttaaatgaaagttga
- the LOC134836042 gene encoding acyl-protein thioesterase 1 — protein MSSTVAPVIIQAAAKHTATLIFFHGLGDTGHGWASTIAAIRTPNMKVICPTAHAIPVSLNAGFRMPSWFDLKTLDISGPEDEDGIKAAAKMVHEMITKEVGEGIPSNRIMLGGFSQGGALALYSALTYAEPLAGVMALSCWLPLYKTFPQSRKCPDTTPIYQSHGDCDPVLPYKFGQLSSTLLKSFMKNSEFVTYRGLSHSSSEEELADMKKFIEKHVPLTQ, from the exons ATGTCTTCGACGGTAGCTCCGGTGATCATTCAAGCTGCTGCCAAACATACGGCGACt ctAATTTTCTTCCATGGACTCGGCGATACCGG acATGGATGGGCAAGCACAATTGCGGCAATCCGTACACCCAACATGAAAGTCATTTGCCCGACAGCACATGCAATTCCCGTTTCGCTAAATGCCGGTTTCCGCATGCCAAGTTGGTTCGATCTGAAGACTTTGGACATTTCGGGGCCCGAAGACGAAGATGGCATCAAAGCAGCTGCAAAAATGGTCCACGAAATGATCACGAAAGAGGTTGGCGAAGGAATCCCGTCGAACAGAATCATGTTGGGCGGCTTTTCGCAGGGAGGCGCTCTCGCATTGTACTCGGCATTGACATACGCTGAACCGCTTGCCGGCGTCATGGCACTTTCATGTTGGCTCCCGTTGTACAAAACTTTCCCACAATCACGAAAATGTCCTGATACGACTCCg atctaTCAAAGTCACGGCGACTGCGATCCCGTTCTACCCTACAAATTCGGTCAATTATCTTCCACACTCTTGAAGTCCTTCATGAAAAATTCCGAATTTGTCACGTATCGCGGACTAAGTCACTCGAGCTCCGAAGAGGAATTGGCTGACATGAAGAAATTCATCGAGAAACACGTGCCGTTGACACAGTAA